From the Saccharobesus litoralis genome, one window contains:
- a CDS encoding transposase has product MATARRSQICLEETQYYHCISRCVRRAFLCGNDKFTTKNFDHRKGWIVKRIKQLASIFAIDIAAYAVMSNHYHLVLHVNREKALAWDDQTVLKQWGLLCKPKPIVERWLSGNIISQSDNLIIQQCVSEYRQRLMDISWFMRFLNEHVARLANDEDNCTGRFWEGRFKSQALLDETALLACMAYVDLNPIRANITNSLETSDYTSIQERMGLQPEPQTNPILAGDNDLNNNQQNDKVQTLLEDRLASVPLAPLQRFAGNSHIDNDKQAIQHELINYLALVDWTSRQIHPNKRGKVAAEHPTILTTLNITEDNWLAFSNQIEQDFSQAIGAETRLHSFGRALHKKRHRGVGKAKRYYAIPAALTSA; this is encoded by the coding sequence ATGGCAACCGCACGACGATCGCAAATTTGTTTAGAGGAAACCCAATATTATCACTGCATATCACGCTGTGTGCGCCGCGCGTTTTTGTGTGGTAACGACAAATTCACCACCAAAAACTTTGACCATCGTAAAGGTTGGATAGTCAAGCGCATCAAACAACTTGCCAGTATCTTTGCCATTGATATTGCGGCTTATGCCGTTATGAGTAACCACTATCATCTCGTGCTGCATGTTAACCGAGAAAAAGCTTTAGCATGGGATGACCAAACCGTATTAAAACAATGGGGATTACTATGTAAACCCAAACCCATTGTAGAGCGCTGGCTATCAGGTAATATCATCAGCCAGTCTGATAACCTCATTATTCAACAATGCGTGAGTGAATATCGCCAACGATTAATGGATATTAGTTGGTTTATGCGCTTTTTAAATGAACATGTTGCAAGGTTAGCCAATGATGAAGACAACTGCACAGGCCGATTTTGGGAAGGACGGTTTAAATCACAAGCCTTGTTAGATGAAACAGCATTACTGGCGTGTATGGCTTACGTGGACTTAAACCCCATTCGCGCTAATATCACGAATTCGTTGGAAACCTCTGATTACACCTCCATTCAAGAGCGTATGGGCTTACAACCTGAACCACAAACCAACCCAATTCTAGCAGGCGATAATGACCTAAACAACAATCAGCAAAACGACAAAGTCCAAACTTTACTAGAGGATAGGCTAGCATCAGTCCCATTAGCCCCCTTGCAGCGCTTTGCGGGTAACAGTCATATCGATAACGACAAACAAGCCATTCAACATGAACTGATTAATTACTTAGCATTGGTTGATTGGACGAGTCGACAAATTCACCCAAACAAACGCGGCAAAGTCGCAGCAGAGCATCCCACTATATTAACCACACTCAATATCACAGAAGATAATTGGCTCGCCTTTTCCAACCAAATAGAACAAGACTTTAGCCAAGCCATTGGTGCAGAAACCCGCTTACACAGTTTTGGACGCGCATTACATAAAAAACGCCATCGAGGTGTGGGTAAAGCCAAGCGCTATTACGCCATTCCAGCAGCATTGACATCAGCTTGA
- a CDS encoding DUF3592 domain-containing protein, which yields MISFVNWMNNSTKVGYLYFILGTLMFFSGLYITKSTSDFIDNALSANGTVIELIRRDDSFYPVVSFTDETKKQHTFQSSFGCSPACYKEQEQVNVLYSVGNINN from the coding sequence ATGATCAGTTTCGTCAACTGGATGAACAATAGTACTAAAGTGGGATACTTGTATTTTATTCTTGGTACCTTGATGTTTTTTAGCGGCTTGTATATCACAAAGAGTACGTCAGATTTTATCGACAACGCTTTATCAGCAAACGGCACTGTAATTGAGTTAATTCGAAGAGATGACTCGTTCTATCCTGTAGTAAGTTTCACGGATGAAACTAAAAAACAGCATACTTTTCAATCGAGTTTTGGTTGTAGCCCTGCTTGTTATAAAGAACAAGAGCAAGTAAACGTTCTATATAGTGTTGGTAATATTAACAATTAA
- a CDS encoding DUF4262 domain-containing protein gives MSSSTVFEKLEHDIEKHGWHVLSVLRKESPSFSYTIGFQETLKHPEILMSGLRTELMHKLLNNIGNLIKKGYTFNDGDTCNEVIKGYPVKFLSVSSHQVEEYFRAAVVHYGKDNFQALQCIWPDKDGNFQLETDVNQDILA, from the coding sequence GTGAGCAGTTCAACCGTTTTTGAAAAGCTAGAACATGACATAGAAAAACATGGCTGGCATGTACTTTCCGTTTTGCGAAAGGAATCTCCTAGTTTTTCTTATACCATCGGTTTTCAAGAAACATTAAAACACCCCGAAATATTAATGTCTGGTTTAAGAACAGAACTCATGCATAAACTTTTAAACAATATCGGGAATTTAATTAAGAAAGGATATACTTTTAACGATGGTGACACTTGTAACGAAGTAATAAAAGGCTATCCGGTCAAATTTTTATCTGTTAGTTCTCATCAAGTTGAAGAGTATTTTCGAGCGGCTGTAGTGCACTATGGAAAAGACAATTTTCAAGCTCTCCAATGTATTTGGCCTGATAAAGATGGTAACTTTCAACTTGAAACTGATGTTAACCAGGATATTCTTGCGTAA
- a CDS encoding response regulator transcription factor has product MINLPLLFSGNIYKLALLLVQLPISSDNPFMLNIDVDNLAVLLVEPSSMQRKLMVRELNKLGIKNIEEASNIEQGIDQCLEFKPDLVCSAYYFDDGTAIDLLQSFAVFDDMKESLFMLVSSEYRCAQLEIFRQSGVVAILPKPFAAAQLQSAFDNVFCLLNPQELELDGIYEEELKILLVDDSDTARNHIKRVFRNCGVEQIDEASDGQEAISLVEHNNYDLVVTDLHMPVMDGQELTDFIRNFSNKPDIPILMVTSEQNSAKLQAVQNSGINSLCDKPFEPTVVKQVIYSLLGHEHELEA; this is encoded by the coding sequence TTGATTAACCTACCCTTGTTATTTAGCGGTAATATCTATAAATTGGCTTTATTACTAGTGCAATTACCCATTTCTAGCGACAATCCTTTTATGTTAAATATTGATGTAGATAATCTAGCCGTTTTATTGGTTGAGCCTTCCTCAATGCAACGCAAGTTGATGGTTCGAGAGCTGAATAAATTAGGGATTAAAAATATTGAAGAAGCGAGTAATATTGAACAAGGTATCGACCAGTGCTTAGAGTTTAAGCCTGATCTGGTTTGCAGCGCGTATTACTTTGATGATGGTACGGCGATTGATTTACTACAAAGCTTCGCTGTGTTTGATGACATGAAAGAAAGTTTGTTTATGTTAGTCAGCAGTGAGTATCGCTGTGCACAGCTTGAAATATTCAGACAAAGTGGCGTAGTTGCCATTTTGCCTAAACCGTTTGCAGCAGCACAATTACAGTCAGCATTTGATAACGTATTCTGTTTACTCAACCCACAAGAGCTTGAATTAGACGGAATTTACGAAGAAGAATTAAAAATTCTGTTGGTAGATGACAGCGACACAGCACGTAATCACATTAAGCGCGTATTCCGTAATTGTGGTGTCGAGCAAATCGATGAAGCGTCGGACGGCCAAGAAGCGATTTCGCTAGTTGAGCACAATAATTACGACTTAGTGGTGACTGATTTACACATGCCTGTGATGGATGGGCAAGAGTTAACCGACTTTATTCGCAATTTTTCAAACAAGCCGGATATTCCGATTTTAATGGTGACGTCTGAGCAAAACAGCGCCAAATTACAAGCGGTGCAAAATAGTGGAATTAATTCATTATGTGATAAGCCGTTTGAACCCACCGTGGTAAAACAGGTTATATACTCATTATTAGGGCACGAGCACGAACTGGAAGCCTAA
- a CDS encoding bacteriohemerythrin produces the protein MKAIRLETQVILVAILCSSAIWLTGSWLLFNQLEQDIYTVNEKQIRKDISILQREMERQLIKQDSLGAKASLASRGIYTNYDLLLAIDENYNIWAANHFQYINKHIADTPFAFSSNAIQGVLDSRSPIVTTDQGSYQITAYYPLALERLPHELRASRRGAILMLSNLSEQRATLVNKFIYASLVIGAIVLLSTFIFVWLLKRQITKPFNNLLSRIQQLAQTDALPAELQLKTNCKPPELHELDTLLQHVQLTISKNINTLEQKEQALTLFKDLVEQANDALYIIEANTAQVIDCNIKSCQMLGYSKQELQKLKIYQFGAKYNNLQDWQNNLQHLADTQGTKYQSEHISQSGKRIPVEISAKFISHHAHDFIVATVRDISEQLAQQHAIEQKERYLHTIIESMPQALCVIQQSTVITFNKAFAQLVGLEAMRLNQLSVAELTKFEPQSRSLIQSTQCPVNNNQNEHIQWKEKTGAVSWLQITRSQANCSGYQDPLHIIIASNVTQKHNLEIKLENNRSFLLGLLNSLPDPVFVKDQHKQYSEVNDAFCLLVGRKRQDILGKSDPDLFPQAFAIRSQEQDEVVVKQRQKVEHQDELETLQGNRYIATRKSYFINPITNAINLVGSIRDITENKLTEAALIQAQKMESVGRVVSSIAHDYNNIMGIVLGNIELLKLKTEPNDLNYQKLCNIQKSAQRAVVLTKQLLGFSRSHGHEKQAITLNTVINEVAELLNQAINKNMQLNYRLQDNLWAVNINKNDFENALLNLVINARDAMINGGDVLISSENLSVSAYDAKHYYQCSAGDYVQLTIQDQGVGINQDIQNKIFDPFFTTKPKGKGTGLGLASVFGFMQSSQGTIKLDSTLGKGSIFKLLFPRFADDKLTPTTHKEMLKSHDLSGVLLYVDDESSMLQMASEMLNQVGIACITAESSSQALALLKQRTDIFLVLTDILLESESGFDLANQVSTLFPNIPVRYASGYYSASAFSTSGRLDPSLLLEKPYNQKTLVDFITHAVATKQTQQARTSICWQPDYMLDNALMDHDHKVIFDLIQKCNQNLNHEEDSEQVNKLLLDIEKYTIKHFTAEEKMMEKAHYPNLDQHKLAHQKLLLETRDLREKISKFNAPVQQILLFLTDWWNEHIITLDRSAAHYMSERNKTTEQ, from the coding sequence ATGAAAGCCATCCGCCTTGAAACACAAGTGATATTAGTTGCTATATTATGCTCGTCTGCCATATGGCTAACGGGCAGTTGGTTGTTATTCAATCAACTTGAGCAAGACATTTACACGGTTAACGAAAAACAGATCCGCAAAGATATTTCAATTTTACAAAGGGAGATGGAACGCCAACTCATCAAACAAGACAGTCTTGGGGCAAAAGCTTCATTAGCCAGTCGTGGTATTTATACTAACTACGACTTACTGTTGGCAATTGATGAAAATTATAATATTTGGGCGGCGAATCATTTCCAATACATAAACAAACATATTGCCGACACACCGTTTGCGTTTTCAAGCAACGCTATTCAAGGAGTACTAGACAGCAGAAGTCCTATCGTAACGACAGATCAAGGCAGCTATCAAATCACAGCCTATTATCCACTGGCATTAGAACGTTTACCGCATGAGTTACGCGCAAGCCGACGTGGCGCTATTCTAATGCTGTCTAACCTTAGCGAGCAACGCGCGACTTTAGTCAATAAGTTTATCTATGCATCACTTGTTATTGGCGCCATTGTACTTTTATCTACTTTTATTTTCGTCTGGTTATTAAAACGCCAAATTACCAAGCCATTCAATAATCTATTAAGCCGTATCCAGCAACTTGCACAAACCGACGCATTGCCAGCTGAATTACAGCTAAAAACTAATTGCAAACCGCCTGAATTACACGAGTTAGATACCCTTTTACAACACGTTCAACTGACAATCAGCAAAAACATCAACACGCTAGAGCAAAAAGAACAAGCGCTCACCTTATTTAAAGATTTGGTCGAACAAGCCAATGATGCTTTATACATTATTGAGGCGAATACTGCGCAGGTTATCGATTGCAATATAAAATCTTGTCAAATGCTGGGCTATAGCAAACAAGAATTGCAAAAGCTCAAGATTTATCAGTTTGGCGCTAAATATAATAATCTACAAGACTGGCAAAACAATTTACAGCACCTAGCCGATACGCAAGGTACTAAATACCAATCTGAGCATATAAGCCAATCAGGAAAGCGAATACCGGTTGAAATAAGCGCCAAATTTATTAGCCATCATGCACATGACTTTATCGTAGCCACGGTACGCGATATTAGTGAGCAACTCGCACAGCAGCACGCAATTGAGCAAAAAGAACGCTATTTACATACAATTATCGAATCAATGCCACAGGCTCTTTGTGTTATCCAGCAATCAACCGTGATTACCTTTAATAAAGCCTTTGCTCAACTCGTTGGCTTAGAAGCCATGCGCTTAAATCAACTTTCAGTAGCTGAATTAACTAAATTCGAACCACAGTCGCGTAGTTTAATTCAATCGACTCAGTGTCCAGTGAATAATAACCAAAATGAACATATACAATGGAAGGAAAAAACGGGGGCAGTCTCTTGGCTACAAATTACTCGTTCCCAAGCAAATTGCTCAGGGTATCAAGATCCTCTGCACATTATTATCGCCAGTAATGTTACGCAAAAGCACAACTTAGAAATAAAATTAGAAAACAACAGAAGCTTTTTGCTCGGGTTATTAAATAGCTTGCCCGATCCCGTTTTTGTTAAAGACCAACACAAACAATACAGTGAAGTAAACGACGCCTTTTGCTTACTTGTTGGGCGCAAACGCCAAGATATACTTGGCAAATCGGATCCTGATTTGTTTCCCCAGGCTTTTGCTATACGCAGTCAAGAACAAGATGAAGTTGTAGTAAAACAACGGCAAAAAGTTGAGCATCAAGATGAGCTTGAAACATTACAAGGTAATAGATACATTGCCACTCGAAAAAGCTACTTTATCAACCCAATTACAAATGCCATAAACCTTGTGGGAAGTATTAGGGACATAACCGAAAACAAGCTCACCGAAGCTGCCTTGATCCAAGCTCAAAAAATGGAGTCGGTTGGTCGTGTGGTTAGCAGTATTGCCCATGACTATAACAATATCATGGGGATTGTTTTAGGTAATATTGAATTACTCAAGCTCAAAACAGAACCAAACGACTTAAATTACCAAAAGCTGTGCAATATTCAAAAATCAGCCCAACGCGCTGTTGTATTAACCAAGCAATTGTTGGGTTTTTCACGCAGTCACGGACATGAAAAACAAGCCATTACCCTTAACACGGTTATTAACGAAGTAGCAGAGCTACTGAATCAAGCGATTAATAAAAACATGCAACTCAATTATCGTTTACAAGATAATTTATGGGCAGTAAATATTAATAAAAACGACTTTGAAAATGCATTATTAAACCTTGTTATCAATGCGCGCGATGCAATGATTAATGGTGGCGATGTACTCATTAGTAGCGAAAACTTAAGCGTTTCAGCCTACGATGCAAAACATTATTATCAATGCAGCGCGGGTGATTATGTGCAACTCACCATTCAAGACCAAGGGGTAGGAATCAACCAAGACATTCAAAATAAAATTTTTGATCCCTTCTTCACGACTAAACCTAAAGGCAAAGGAACAGGATTGGGTTTAGCTTCTGTCTTTGGCTTTATGCAATCGAGTCAAGGCACAATAAAATTAGATAGCACGCTAGGAAAAGGAAGTATTTTTAAACTCTTGTTTCCACGCTTTGCCGACGATAAATTAACCCCAACGACTCATAAAGAAATGCTAAAAAGTCATGACCTTAGCGGGGTTTTACTCTATGTAGACGATGAATCATCTATGCTACAAATGGCAAGCGAAATGTTAAATCAAGTTGGCATTGCCTGTATTACCGCTGAGTCGAGCAGCCAAGCATTAGCTTTATTAAAACAACGAACCGATATATTTCTTGTATTAACCGATATTTTACTCGAAAGTGAATCAGGGTTTGATTTGGCAAACCAAGTATCCACTTTATTTCCTAACATACCTGTGCGCTATGCATCTGGTTACTATAGCGCTTCCGCCTTTTCAACATCAGGTCGGCTAGACCCGTCCTTGCTGCTTGAAAAGCCATACAACCAAAAAACCCTCGTTGACTTTATTACCCATGCTGTAGCAACTAAACAAACCCAACAGGCCAGAACATCGATATGTTGGCAGCCAGATTATATGCTAGACAATGCGTTGATGGATCACGACCATAAAGTCATTTTTGATTTAATTCAAAAATGTAATCAAAACTTAAATCATGAAGAAGACAGCGAACAAGTCAATAAACTCCTTTTGGATATAGAAAAATACACCATTAAGCATTTTACCGCTGAAGAAAAAATGATGGAGAAAGCGCACTACCCGAATTTAGATCAACACAAACTCGCCCATCAAAAGTTATTACTCGAAACGCGTGATCTCCGCGAAAAAATCAGTAAATTTAACGCCCCCGTTCAGCAAATATTATTATTTTTAACTGATTGGTGGAATGAACATATTATTACGCTAGACCGTTCTGCTGCTCATTATATGAGTGAGCGGAACAAAACAACCGAACAATAG